One window from the genome of Lysobacter helvus encodes:
- a CDS encoding DUF305 domain-containing protein codes for MQHEHAAHGKQAKQQMHGGHYVRLLVMMGLSFLAMYALMYAMVDRLGNVYGSVNQAWMAGLMAAPMLVIELLVMWGMYPDKKRNALLVSIGVVAMIVFWALIRQQAAVTERQFLRSMIPHHAGAILMCEERKGRDGAEVQALCAEILASQRDEIRRMKALLGDENPRP; via the coding sequence ATGCAGCACGAACATGCGGCACACGGAAAGCAGGCGAAGCAGCAAATGCACGGCGGGCATTACGTTCGCCTGCTGGTGATGATGGGCCTGTCGTTCCTGGCGATGTACGCCTTGATGTACGCGATGGTGGATCGATTGGGGAATGTGTATGGAAGCGTCAACCAAGCCTGGATGGCTGGGCTGATGGCGGCCCCGATGCTTGTGATCGAATTGCTGGTCATGTGGGGCATGTATCCCGACAAGAAGCGCAACGCGCTCCTGGTGTCCATCGGGGTCGTGGCGATGATCGTTTTCTGGGCACTGATCCGGCAGCAGGCCGCCGTGACCGAACGCCAGTTCCTGCGCTCGATGATCCCGCACCATGCCGGCGCGATCCTCATGTGCGAGGAACGCAAGGGTCGCGATGGCGCCGAAGTGCAAGCGTTGTGTGCGGAAATCCTGGCGTCGCAGCGCGACGAGATCCGGAGGATGAAGGCGTTGCTCGGCGACGAGAATCCGAGGCCATGA
- a CDS encoding copper-transporting P-type ATPase, which produces MHPQIRQAGPGICPICGMALEPELPSLDDDENHELRDFSRRFWLTLPLTIMVVVLAMWGHRWTALSPQARAWLEMALSVPVVAWAGLPFFVRCVQSIRHRSPNMWTLIGIGVAAAFGYSVVATVAPGLFPASFHAHGRVGVYFEAAVVIVSLTLLGQMLELRARSKTSAAIKALLGLAPKTARRIGDDGAEEDVQLEDVHVGDRLRVRPGEKVPVDGTVLEGQGSVDESMITGEPIPQRKDAGARLIGATINGTGSLIMRAEKVGADTVLSQIVQLVAQAQRSRAPMQRMADRVAYWFVLAVLAAAAITFLAWGFFGPEPAWTYAVLNAISVLIIACPCALGLATPMSIMVATGRGATGGVLFKDAEAIERIRRIDTLIVDKTGTLTEGHPAYRDAVGADGVAPAEVLRIAASLDQGSEHPLAAAIVAEARRREMTLAAVDGFDSVTGFGVRGHIEGRDVALGNTRLMEQVGADITQWRDRAEAFRKDGASVMFLAMDGRVAGLLAVADPIKESALPTLEALRRSGLHVVMATGDGETTARAVAARLGIDEFHGEVSPADKAELVRALQAQGKQVAMAGDGINDAPALAAADVGVAMGTGTDVAMSSAQVTLVKGDLRGILRARELSDATVRNMKQNLGFAFAYNALGVPIAAGVLYPVFHLLLSPMIAALAMSLSSVSVVANALRLGAGARITPDSQ; this is translated from the coding sequence ATGCATCCCCAAATTCGCCAGGCCGGCCCGGGCATTTGCCCGATCTGTGGCATGGCGTTGGAGCCGGAACTCCCGTCCCTGGACGACGACGAGAATCACGAGTTGCGGGACTTCTCCCGGCGCTTTTGGTTAACGCTGCCGTTGACGATCATGGTCGTCGTGCTCGCGATGTGGGGCCATCGATGGACCGCGTTGTCGCCGCAGGCAAGGGCGTGGTTGGAGATGGCGCTCAGCGTGCCGGTCGTAGCGTGGGCGGGGTTGCCGTTCTTCGTGCGTTGCGTGCAATCCATCCGCCACCGCAGCCCCAATATGTGGACGCTGATCGGCATCGGTGTGGCGGCGGCTTTCGGGTACAGCGTCGTCGCCACCGTTGCGCCAGGGCTGTTCCCGGCGTCGTTCCATGCGCACGGGCGTGTCGGCGTGTATTTCGAGGCGGCCGTGGTCATCGTCTCTCTCACGCTGTTGGGACAGATGTTGGAGTTGCGCGCAAGGTCCAAGACATCTGCGGCGATCAAGGCGTTGTTGGGGCTCGCACCGAAGACCGCGCGCCGGATCGGAGACGACGGCGCCGAAGAGGATGTTCAGCTTGAGGACGTGCACGTCGGCGATCGGCTGCGCGTGCGCCCCGGAGAAAAGGTGCCGGTGGACGGAACGGTGTTGGAGGGGCAGGGCAGCGTCGACGAATCGATGATCACCGGCGAGCCGATCCCGCAGCGCAAGGACGCGGGCGCGCGCCTGATCGGTGCGACGATCAACGGCACCGGCTCGCTCATCATGCGCGCCGAAAAGGTGGGCGCCGACACCGTGCTGTCGCAGATCGTGCAGCTCGTCGCGCAGGCTCAGCGGTCGCGTGCGCCGATGCAGCGCATGGCCGATCGCGTCGCCTACTGGTTCGTCCTCGCGGTGCTGGCCGCTGCTGCGATCACGTTTCTGGCGTGGGGCTTCTTCGGGCCGGAACCCGCATGGACCTACGCGGTGCTGAACGCAATTTCGGTGCTGATCATCGCGTGCCCGTGCGCGTTGGGCTTGGCAACGCCGATGTCGATCATGGTCGCCACCGGGCGCGGTGCGACGGGCGGCGTGTTGTTCAAGGATGCGGAAGCGATCGAGCGCATCCGTCGCATCGACACCTTGATCGTCGACAAGACGGGCACGCTGACCGAAGGGCATCCCGCGTATCGCGATGCCGTGGGCGCCGACGGTGTCGCGCCAGCAGAAGTATTGCGCATCGCGGCAAGCCTGGACCAGGGAAGCGAGCATCCGCTGGCCGCGGCGATCGTCGCGGAAGCGCGACGGCGTGAAATGACACTTGCTGCCGTCGACGGATTCGACTCAGTGACCGGGTTCGGCGTGCGCGGCCACATCGAAGGGCGCGACGTGGCGCTCGGCAACACCCGCTTGATGGAACAGGTCGGCGCGGATATCACGCAATGGCGGGACAGGGCGGAAGCGTTTCGGAAGGACGGCGCCAGCGTGATGTTCCTCGCCATGGACGGTCGCGTTGCGGGTTTGCTCGCCGTTGCCGACCCGATCAAGGAATCGGCGCTGCCCACGTTGGAGGCGCTGCGGCGCAGCGGCCTGCATGTGGTCATGGCAACCGGGGACGGCGAAACGACCGCGCGCGCGGTCGCCGCGCGCCTCGGCATCGACGAGTTCCACGGCGAAGTCAGTCCGGCAGACAAGGCGGAGCTCGTGCGCGCTCTACAGGCGCAGGGAAAACAGGTCGCGATGGCGGGCGATGGCATCAACGATGCACCGGCGCTGGCAGCGGCCGACGTGGGCGTGGCGATGGGCACGGGCACGGATGTCGCGATGTCCAGCGCCCAGGTCACCTTGGTCAAGGGCGACTTGCGCGGCATCCTGCGCGCGCGCGAGCTGTCCGACGCCACGGTGCGCAACATGAAGCAGAACCTCGGGTTCGCATTCGCCTACAACGCGCTCGGCGTCCCGATCGCGGCCGGTGTGTTGTACCCGGTGTTCCACCTCTTGCTCAGCCCCATGATCGCGGCCCTCGCGATGAGCCTGAGTTCGGTTTCCGTAGTGGCCAATGCGCTGCGCCTGGGCGCAGGTGCGCGCATCACCCCCGATTCGCAGTAG
- a CDS encoding c-type cytochrome: MLAFAGFVYSGSYDIGADNAHTRPVLSLLRTMRERSIAVRAKELTLPPLNDPARIRQGAGNYDAMCTGCHLAPGIAETELSKGLYPAPPNLAREQVPPREAFWAIKHGIKASGMPAWGKSMNDEYIWNMVAFLQKLPKLDADAYRDTVAHSEGHSHGGGETGHHHHDNDDHEMEEAHGEHHEHEMPASSSTVSAHAEQHEHQMPAAASTVPAHGQPGHHH; encoded by the coding sequence GTGCTCGCCTTCGCTGGATTCGTTTACTCCGGTTCGTACGACATCGGCGCCGACAACGCGCACACGCGCCCGGTGTTGTCGCTCTTGAGGACGATGCGCGAACGGTCCATTGCCGTCCGCGCGAAAGAGCTCACGCTACCGCCGTTGAACGATCCCGCCCGTATCCGCCAGGGAGCCGGAAACTACGACGCCATGTGCACGGGATGTCACCTCGCGCCGGGTATCGCGGAAACCGAGTTGAGCAAAGGTCTTTACCCAGCGCCACCCAACCTGGCGCGCGAGCAAGTGCCGCCTCGTGAGGCGTTCTGGGCAATCAAGCACGGCATCAAGGCGTCGGGCATGCCGGCCTGGGGCAAGAGCATGAACGACGAGTACATCTGGAACATGGTCGCGTTCCTCCAAAAACTGCCGAAGCTGGACGCCGACGCCTACCGCGACACGGTGGCGCATAGCGAAGGGCACTCGCACGGAGGTGGCGAAACCGGCCACCACCACCACGACAACGACGATCACGAGATGGAAGAAGCGCATGGCGAGCATCACGAGCACGAGATGCCCGCGTCCTCGTCGACGGTGTCCGCGCACGCCGAGCAACACGAGCATCAGATGCCGGCCGCCGCGTCGACGGTGCCCGCGCACGGCCAGCCTGGTCATCATCACTGA
- a CDS encoding copper resistance protein B has protein sequence MKMFKFKTLAIGLMLSTGAAAQHHDHSSMPMPMPMPAKPAQPPKATPPAKPAPKPATKPKQKQKPAQKPRAEKPVDHSTMDHSQMQMEHPTMDHSQMQMDGAVPVPGELRTPIPALTDADREAARPTEHHHAEHDNTVHSKVLFNRLEAFDADHGNGLAWEGQAWIGTDTDKVWLRSEGERVDDRTESADLEVMYGRPIARWWDVVGGVRHDFKPGKSQDWAAIGLVGIAPYKFEVEATAYVGASGRTAARIEAEYEVLLTNRLILQPLVEANFNGKDDERRGVGSGLSTMEAGLRLRYEVHRKFAPYIGVVYERAFGDTADFRRALGEDKSDTRIVVGVRVWF, from the coding sequence ATGAAGATGTTCAAGTTCAAGACTCTCGCGATCGGGTTGATGCTGTCGACCGGCGCGGCCGCGCAACATCACGATCATTCGTCAATGCCGATGCCGATGCCGATGCCGGCGAAGCCCGCGCAGCCGCCGAAGGCAACGCCGCCTGCGAAGCCAGCACCCAAGCCAGCGACCAAGCCGAAGCAGAAGCAGAAGCCTGCGCAGAAGCCGCGCGCCGAAAAACCCGTCGACCACTCGACGATGGACCATTCGCAGATGCAGATGGAGCACCCGACGATGGACCATTCGCAGATGCAGATGGACGGCGCGGTGCCCGTGCCCGGCGAGCTTCGCACGCCGATCCCGGCGTTGACCGACGCGGACCGTGAAGCAGCGCGACCTACCGAGCACCACCACGCTGAGCACGACAACACCGTGCACTCGAAGGTCCTGTTCAATCGCCTCGAAGCCTTCGATGCCGACCATGGCAACGGGCTGGCCTGGGAAGGGCAGGCGTGGATCGGCACCGACACCGACAAGGTGTGGCTGCGTTCCGAAGGCGAGCGTGTCGACGACCGCACGGAATCCGCCGATCTTGAGGTCATGTATGGCCGACCAATCGCTCGCTGGTGGGATGTCGTCGGCGGCGTTCGACACGACTTCAAACCCGGCAAGTCGCAAGATTGGGCCGCGATCGGTCTCGTGGGCATCGCGCCCTACAAGTTTGAAGTCGAGGCCACGGCGTACGTCGGCGCGTCAGGCCGAACAGCGGCGCGGATCGAAGCCGAGTACGAGGTGTTGCTGACCAACCGGCTCATCCTGCAACCGCTTGTGGAGGCCAACTTCAACGGCAAGGACGACGAGCGCCGCGGGGTTGGCTCCGGCCTCTCGACGATGGAGGCGGGACTTCGACTTCGGTACGAGGTGCACCGCAAGTTCGCACCCTACATCGGCGTCGTGTACGAGCGCGCGTTCGGCGACACGGCGGACTTTCGTCGCGCGCTGGGCGAAGACAAGAGCGACACCCGCATCGTTGTGGGCGTCAGGGTTTGGTTTTGA
- a CDS encoding copper resistance system multicopper oxidase gives MSSDRFLGAPVYPARRQFLQGLAAAGVLAGFGGFPLRASPGVTRNATLSGTEFDLVIGESPANFTGRTRTAITVNGSIPAPLLRWKEGTTVNLRVSNALPAGSIHGHEASIHWHGILLPANMDGVPGISFDGIGRGETYHYRFTVKQGGTYWYHSHSGFQEQAGLYGPLVIDPIASEPFSYDREHVVMLTDWTDLDPTALFARLKKMPGYDNYYKRTVGDFMRDAKRDGLSATIDDRKLWGKMRMTPTDLSDVNANTYTYLMNGATSLANWTGLFRSGEKVRLRFINGSSMTYFDVRIPGLKMTVVAADGQYVHPVTVDEFRMAPAETYDVIVEPTGQDAYTIFAQDMAHTGYISGTLAVRDGLRAPVPSLDPRAILAMADMGHGGMGHDMPGMGGGAMQHDMAGMQPGAMQHDMAGMDHAGMGHDMPGMQHGAAMPVHPTSEAGNPFVDMQTMSPMPRLDDPGIGLRDNGRKVLSYGMLKSAFEDPDGRDPGREIELHLTGHMERFVWGFNGQKFSEVEPLRLNYGERLRIVLVNDTMMSHPIHLHGMWSDLEDDDGNFHLRKHTLDIPPGTRRSYRVRADALGGWAYHCHLLFHMEAGMMREVRVEE, from the coding sequence ATGTCTTCCGATCGTTTTCTAGGAGCGCCTGTCTATCCGGCGCGTCGTCAGTTTTTGCAAGGTCTTGCCGCAGCCGGCGTACTGGCCGGCTTCGGCGGCTTCCCGCTGCGCGCTTCCCCTGGTGTCACGCGCAACGCCACGTTGAGCGGCACCGAGTTCGACCTAGTCATCGGCGAGTCGCCGGCCAACTTCACCGGCCGCACGCGCACGGCCATTACCGTCAACGGCTCCATCCCCGCGCCCTTGTTGCGCTGGAAGGAAGGCACGACGGTCAACCTGCGCGTGAGCAACGCGCTGCCCGCCGGATCGATCCACGGGCATGAAGCCTCGATCCATTGGCACGGCATCCTGCTGCCCGCCAACATGGATGGCGTGCCGGGCATCAGCTTTGACGGCATCGGGCGCGGCGAGACGTACCACTATCGCTTCACGGTGAAGCAGGGCGGCACGTACTGGTATCACAGCCACTCCGGGTTCCAGGAGCAGGCCGGGCTCTACGGGCCGCTCGTCATCGACCCCATCGCGTCCGAGCCGTTCTCATACGATCGCGAGCACGTCGTGATGCTCACCGACTGGACCGATCTCGACCCCACGGCACTGTTCGCGCGCTTGAAGAAGATGCCGGGGTACGACAACTACTACAAGCGCACCGTCGGCGATTTCATGCGCGACGCGAAGCGCGATGGTCTGTCCGCCACGATCGACGACCGCAAGTTGTGGGGCAAGATGCGGATGACGCCGACCGACCTGTCGGACGTCAACGCGAATACCTACACCTACCTGATGAATGGCGCGACGTCGCTCGCGAACTGGACCGGCCTGTTCCGGTCCGGCGAAAAGGTGCGCCTGCGCTTCATCAACGGCTCGTCGATGACCTACTTCGACGTGCGCATCCCGGGCCTCAAGATGACGGTGGTCGCCGCCGACGGGCAGTACGTGCATCCGGTGACGGTCGATGAGTTCCGGATGGCGCCTGCGGAAACGTACGACGTCATCGTCGAACCGACCGGGCAAGACGCCTACACGATCTTCGCGCAGGACATGGCCCACACGGGCTACATCAGCGGCACGCTCGCGGTGCGCGACGGGCTGCGCGCGCCCGTGCCCTCGCTTGACCCGCGCGCGATCCTGGCGATGGCTGACATGGGTCACGGCGGCATGGGACATGACATGCCCGGCATGGGCGGCGGCGCGATGCAGCACGACATGGCGGGGATGCAACCTGGCGCGATGCAACACGACATGGCTGGGATGGACCATGCGGGCATGGGGCACGACATGCCCGGCATGCAGCATGGCGCCGCGATGCCGGTGCATCCGACAAGCGAAGCCGGCAATCCGTTCGTCGACATGCAAACGATGTCGCCCATGCCGCGGCTCGACGATCCCGGCATCGGCCTGCGCGACAACGGCCGCAAGGTCCTCAGCTACGGCATGTTGAAGAGCGCGTTCGAGGACCCCGATGGCCGCGACCCCGGCCGCGAAATCGAATTGCACCTCACGGGCCACATGGAACGCTTCGTATGGGGCTTCAATGGCCAGAAGTTCTCGGAGGTTGAACCCCTGCGACTGAATTACGGCGAGCGTCTTCGGATCGTGCTCGTCAACGACACGATGATGTCGCACCCCATCCACCTGCACGGCATGTGGAGCGACCTGGAAGACGATGACGGCAATTTCCACCTACGGAAACACACGCTCGATATCCCGCCGGGAACGCGGCGCAGCTACCGCGTGCGCGCAGACGCGCTCGGTGGCTGGGCGTACCACTGCCACCTTCTGTTCCACATGGAAGCCGGGATGATGCGCGAAGTGAGGGTCGAAGAATGA
- a CDS encoding CopL family metal-binding regulatory protein, with amino-acid sequence MRLRSILLRLLLCIALVANGTSAVYASTMMAFNAGMAATPAAGQFAERPCHDMPGMTHAAMAADHAMPAMMHAAMAADHNAPAPPAAHYDCCLPGACLCSCVSHAPTIPAFGAFAISTLPSAAPVAALRVSFASPALPHLIRPPIG; translated from the coding sequence ATGCGTCTCCGGTCCATCCTGCTTCGCCTACTGCTGTGCATCGCCCTCGTGGCGAACGGCACGTCGGCGGTGTATGCGAGCACGATGATGGCCTTCAACGCCGGCATGGCTGCTACGCCCGCCGCCGGGCAATTTGCCGAACGGCCGTGCCACGACATGCCAGGGATGACGCACGCGGCGATGGCTGCGGACCACGCCATGCCGGCGATGATGCATGCGGCCATGGCTGCCGACCACAACGCACCCGCACCACCGGCCGCGCATTACGACTGCTGCCTGCCGGGCGCCTGCCTGTGCAGTTGCGTTTCGCACGCGCCCACGATCCCTGCGTTCGGGGCGTTTGCCATCTCGACGCTACCTTCGGCCGCGCCCGTCGCTGCGTTGCGCGTTTCGTTCGCGAGCCCGGCGCTTCCACACCTGATCCGACCTCCCATCGGCTAA
- a CDS encoding heavy-metal-associated domain-containing protein produces MKFLVDGIRCGDCVRAIVDAVLDIDIGARIKVDAGTRHVGIAGRMSLEQACTAIEARGFHIRSVLDGSIEDAIWNGTRPPTQYV; encoded by the coding sequence ATGAAATTCCTCGTTGACGGCATTCGCTGCGGCGATTGCGTGCGTGCCATCGTAGACGCGGTGCTTGATATCGACATCGGCGCGCGCATCAAGGTCGATGCGGGCACGCGCCATGTAGGCATCGCGGGCCGGATGTCGCTCGAACAAGCATGCACGGCCATCGAAGCGCGCGGTTTCCACATCAGATCGGTTCTCGACGGGTCGATCGAGGATGCGATCTGGAACGGCACGCGACCCCCCACGCAGTACGTCTGA